Proteins encoded together in one uncultured Sphaerochaeta sp. window:
- a CDS encoding pentapeptide repeat-containing protein translates to MFSFKTCSHPLCHTYVCNEGNYCFRHSENQDELYQDCLNRLTDSNDIVDYSLTGSEFDNLTLGKKTISASNMAWCTFRGVDFSQVTLLNSFFDFCLFEKCKFNSIISRYSVFSGSKMIDCDFSGSMIMHTNFSGIDTLRCSFGDCDLYFSTFNSSFLRDTDFEDCNLKKADFVYTDRRRVSFRYSNWEEARF, encoded by the coding sequence ATGTTCAGTTTTAAAACGTGCTCTCACCCACTCTGCCATACCTATGTATGCAATGAAGGTAACTATTGTTTTCGTCATAGCGAGAACCAAGACGAGCTCTACCAGGATTGTCTTAATCGGCTAACCGACAGCAACGATATTGTTGACTATTCTTTGACTGGTAGTGAGTTTGACAACCTAACCTTGGGCAAGAAGACCATTTCTGCCTCCAACATGGCTTGGTGCACTTTTCGAGGTGTGGATTTCTCACAAGTCACCTTACTCAACAGTTTTTTCGATTTTTGTCTCTTCGAAAAGTGCAAATTCAACAGTATCATCTCCCGCTACAGTGTATTTTCCGGTAGCAAGATGATCGACTGTGATTTCTCAGGTAGCATGATCATGCATACCAATTTCAGTGGAATTGACACACTTCGTTGTTCATTCGGAGACTGTGACCTCTACTTTTCGACCTTCAATTCAAGTTTCCTCAGGGATACTGATTTTGAGGATTGCAACTTGAAGAAAGCCGACTTTGTCTATACTGACAGGAGACGCGTCTCCTTCCGCTACTCCAATTGGGAGGAGGCACGCTTTTGA
- the rsgA gene encoding ribosome small subunit-dependent GTPase A — MQTGLITRGINNIYTVESSGNSYLCRIKGKQLFQVTDEYNPLAVGDQVSFVLTNEGEGLITERLERRNCFQRWNAKKGCNQTVVANMDLVVCVSSVESPPFRPRFIDRVIACSRKAPVMIILNKSDILLTEEEHERFSLYGKLGYQTMAVSAANGENLDRLHQVLKGKTVAFVGQSGVGKSTLINRLLGVEQKTGEISHKYNRGRHTTNHALLLHGPDFTIADTPGVREFLVPHTDPHELSDAFPEFAEFAGSCTYEGCLHQGEPGCKVMEAVEQDLIHYDRYESYLRMLASLDEKKPEWMGKNDRSKSWVKRMERDESQEY; from the coding sequence ATGCAAACAGGCCTGATAACCAGAGGGATCAACAATATTTATACGGTGGAGTCTTCAGGAAACTCCTATCTTTGCCGTATCAAGGGAAAACAGTTGTTCCAAGTTACCGATGAGTACAATCCACTTGCCGTAGGGGACCAGGTATCCTTTGTCCTTACCAATGAGGGAGAGGGTTTGATCACGGAACGGCTCGAGAGACGTAACTGTTTCCAGCGCTGGAATGCGAAGAAAGGATGTAATCAGACCGTGGTAGCCAACATGGATTTGGTCGTCTGTGTAAGCAGTGTTGAAAGTCCTCCTTTCAGGCCACGATTCATCGACCGGGTAATAGCTTGCTCCCGTAAAGCACCGGTTATGATTATCCTGAACAAGAGTGACATCCTTCTCACTGAGGAGGAACATGAGCGCTTTTCCCTTTACGGTAAACTTGGGTATCAGACGATGGCGGTCAGTGCTGCCAATGGAGAGAATCTTGATCGATTGCATCAGGTTCTTAAGGGTAAGACAGTGGCATTTGTCGGACAGAGTGGGGTTGGAAAATCCACGTTGATCAACCGATTGCTGGGAGTAGAGCAAAAGACAGGTGAAATCTCCCATAAGTATAATCGTGGTCGGCATACCACCAATCATGCTCTGTTGTTGCATGGTCCTGATTTTACGATTGCAGATACGCCTGGGGTAAGGGAGTTTCTCGTACCACACACCGATCCCCACGAATTAAGCGATGCTTTTCCTGAGTTTGCGGAGTTTGCAGGCTCATGTACGTATGAAGGATGCCTGCATCAGGGAGAACCTGGATGCAAGGTGATGGAAGCAGTGGAACAGGATCTCATTCACTACGATAGATATGAGAGCTATCTCAGGATGCTTGCTTCCCTTGATGAAAAGAAACCTGAATGGATGGGAAAGAATGACCGTTCAAAATCCTGGGTCAAACGAATGGAGAGAGATGAATCACAAGAGTATTGA
- a CDS encoding Smr/MutS family protein gives MNHKSIEELGFFQVLQQIQSMSHAPEGVQVLKTLPFIDTQDELTVRQRQVSAAMKLLSGADRLIIHSFPAIQETLSSLDDPTQGAEGYELLDLARYIRSAEHLYKHMESVQDPDGYFSVLNPLLGEGLPYELVAFADQAENTLDESGQVRNTHPRISALFRQVEAAKSERSRFCAQFIRSNPTAVQTDQEAMRDGRLVIPVRSDRRSQVQGFISSSSSSGNTVFMEPYTLVEMNNSVMMAQNQILVEIAKILRELNSSARALRTQLNALSTRIGMLDAIFSIALWALDTHCTATDLMTNRCNLEQARHPLLGRKAVPISIALEEGVRAVVISGPNAGGKTVTIKTVGLFALLNQYCGFIPAKEGSSLPLFDNLFTDIGDEQSIEEELSTFSGHMKQIGYILRNMSERSLVILDELGSGTDPVEGSAIARSVLEFCLEKAKLTLVTSHHGVLKQFAYAKKEVINASMEFNEHSHMPTFRVIQGLPGESHAIDTARYMKLPEEVISRAEQYLGSEAVQIASIIKDLEEKRKELEKQEEKTQKRYYTLQQEVKQLQLKELRVRQKEAQLKDEQTTELARFMSAKRKELENLVKTMREGELDKAKRKQVKAYVQSLEDRVQDEQALLEQSEEELSDLEVQNPQEFSEGMEVLCGTAKRLGKILKKQGRNKYLVAIGSMRMTLESKQLQAIKEQQKKVLVSYHSSTPRPKLMLDLRGYTLEEALSSLEQQIESCLVHGVSQFSVIHGYGDGILSKGISSYLEKHRSIQGFRFATPEDGGMGKTYVQL, from the coding sequence ATGAATCACAAGAGTATTGAAGAACTGGGGTTCTTCCAGGTTTTACAACAGATACAGAGCATGAGTCATGCACCAGAAGGTGTGCAAGTTCTTAAAACGCTTCCTTTTATCGATACACAGGATGAACTTACCGTACGTCAGAGACAAGTTTCAGCAGCAATGAAACTGCTCTCAGGAGCCGATAGGCTCATCATCCACTCATTCCCTGCAATCCAGGAAACGCTCTCATCTCTTGATGATCCTACCCAAGGGGCAGAAGGGTATGAACTGCTTGATCTAGCGCGGTATATCCGTAGTGCTGAGCATCTCTATAAGCATATGGAGTCTGTGCAGGATCCTGATGGATACTTTTCGGTGTTGAACCCTCTCTTGGGAGAAGGGTTGCCATATGAACTGGTGGCTTTCGCTGACCAAGCTGAGAACACGCTCGATGAGAGTGGTCAGGTAAGAAATACCCATCCAAGGATAAGTGCTCTCTTCCGTCAGGTGGAGGCAGCCAAGAGCGAACGATCCCGCTTCTGTGCCCAGTTCATCAGAAGCAATCCCACTGCAGTGCAAACGGACCAGGAAGCAATGAGGGATGGAAGATTGGTCATTCCCGTAAGAAGTGACCGGAGAAGTCAGGTACAAGGATTTATCTCCAGCAGTTCCAGTTCAGGGAATACCGTATTCATGGAACCCTATACCCTTGTAGAGATGAACAATTCGGTGATGATGGCACAAAACCAAATACTCGTGGAAATAGCCAAGATTCTCAGGGAACTGAACAGCAGTGCGAGAGCACTCAGAACGCAGCTGAACGCTTTATCCACACGTATTGGCATGCTTGATGCCATATTCTCTATTGCTCTCTGGGCTCTGGACACACACTGCACTGCAACTGACCTCATGACAAACCGATGCAACTTGGAACAAGCCCGACATCCATTGTTGGGCAGAAAAGCCGTACCTATCTCCATTGCACTCGAAGAAGGAGTACGGGCAGTAGTCATCAGCGGTCCGAATGCTGGAGGAAAGACTGTTACGATCAAGACTGTGGGGTTGTTTGCACTGCTTAATCAATACTGTGGATTCATTCCCGCAAAAGAGGGGAGCAGCCTGCCCTTATTTGACAATCTGTTTACTGATATTGGTGACGAACAGTCGATTGAGGAAGAGCTCTCCACGTTCAGTGGCCACATGAAACAGATTGGGTACATTCTCAGAAACATGAGTGAGAGAAGTTTGGTTATTCTCGATGAACTTGGTAGTGGCACCGATCCAGTGGAAGGTTCTGCAATTGCCCGCTCTGTCCTTGAATTCTGTTTGGAGAAGGCAAAACTGACATTGGTAACGAGTCATCATGGAGTGCTCAAGCAGTTTGCCTATGCAAAGAAGGAAGTGATCAATGCCTCAATGGAGTTCAATGAGCACTCACATATGCCAACCTTCAGGGTTATACAAGGATTGCCGGGAGAGAGCCACGCGATCGATACTGCCCGCTATATGAAACTTCCTGAGGAAGTCATATCTCGTGCAGAACAGTACCTTGGCAGTGAAGCGGTCCAGATTGCTTCCATTATCAAGGATCTTGAGGAAAAACGGAAAGAGCTTGAGAAGCAGGAAGAAAAAACCCAAAAACGGTATTACACGCTTCAGCAAGAGGTGAAACAACTTCAGCTCAAGGAGCTTCGTGTACGTCAAAAAGAAGCACAACTCAAGGATGAACAAACGACTGAGCTTGCCCGTTTCATGAGTGCAAAACGAAAAGAGTTGGAAAACCTTGTAAAGACCATGAGGGAAGGTGAACTGGATAAGGCTAAACGCAAACAGGTAAAAGCGTATGTACAGAGCCTTGAGGACAGGGTGCAGGATGAACAAGCACTGCTGGAACAGAGTGAAGAGGAGCTTTCAGATCTGGAGGTCCAAAATCCACAGGAGTTCAGTGAAGGTATGGAAGTACTCTGTGGAACCGCAAAACGATTGGGAAAAATCCTGAAAAAGCAGGGAAGGAATAAGTATCTCGTTGCGATTGGATCGATGAGAATGACGCTCGAGAGCAAGCAATTGCAAGCAATCAAAGAGCAACAGAAGAAGGTGTTGGTGTCCTACCATAGCAGTACTCCGCGGCCAAAACTGATGCTTGACCTGAGAGGGTATACCCTGGAGGAAGCTCTCTCTTCCCTTGAGCAACAGATTGAAAGCTGTTTGGTTCATGGTGTTTCTCAATTTTCCGTCATCCATGGGTATGGGGATGGAATTCTCTCCAAGGGGATTTCCTCGTATCTGGAGAAGCATCGCTCGATACAAGGATTCCGATTTGCCACACCAGAGGATGGAGGTATGGGAAAAACATACGTTCAACTTTAG
- a CDS encoding GIY-YIG nuclease family protein encodes MNKKHLRALYEEQKPPMGVFRLVDSSTAQEYLGVSSNIQATKNSLFFRLSVGALANYPELQASYNKEGPSILDFSVLEELDYQEDISDYRADLEALLSMMKQTYIHAKEIHV; translated from the coding sequence ATGAACAAGAAACATCTTAGAGCCCTCTATGAGGAGCAAAAGCCACCAATGGGAGTATTTCGATTGGTCGATAGCAGTACAGCGCAGGAGTACCTAGGGGTGAGCAGCAATATCCAAGCGACCAAGAACTCACTCTTTTTCCGTCTCTCTGTTGGAGCACTGGCAAACTATCCAGAATTACAGGCTAGTTACAACAAGGAAGGCCCCTCTATTTTGGATTTCTCAGTTTTGGAAGAGCTGGATTATCAAGAGGATATTTCGGATTATCGTGCAGACCTTGAAGCACTGCTATCGATGATGAAACAAACCTATATACACGCAAAGGAGATACATGTATGA
- a CDS encoding DUF6530 family protein has protein sequence MKIPTSLKHKPVIVVPNYEHVDGKQANESDAKGLSIGLAQWNDRGSVEASAKVWRYTGEKWSRQSEELPLTRALDLAILICRTNLYFQDAYRFPKFYDPEQQTIDRIGLQGDAMSVEVCTDNPMIDTDIRLLNDALSQEGERLGERFRVLADMLKQMGY, from the coding sequence ATGAAGATACCTACAAGTTTGAAACACAAGCCCGTTATCGTGGTACCGAACTATGAACACGTTGATGGAAAACAGGCAAATGAAAGTGATGCCAAAGGTCTCTCGATTGGATTGGCTCAGTGGAATGATCGGGGCAGTGTGGAAGCATCAGCAAAGGTGTGGCGTTATACTGGCGAGAAGTGGTCACGCCAGAGTGAAGAACTTCCCCTTACCCGTGCACTTGACTTAGCGATTCTGATATGTAGGACCAATCTGTATTTTCAGGATGCCTATCGATTTCCTAAGTTCTATGATCCAGAGCAACAGACCATTGACCGGATTGGACTGCAAGGGGATGCTATGAGCGTAGAGGTTTGTACAGATAATCCAATGATTGATACTGATATCCGTCTACTCAATGATGCCCTATCCCAGGAAGGAGAACGGCTTGGTGAGCGGTTTCGTGTGCTTGCTGATATGTTGAAGCAGATGGGGTACTGA
- the udp gene encoding uridine phosphorylase, with amino-acid sequence MSDYMNGTGIQYHLHIKEGDVGRYVILPGDPKRVPLIAKYLDDASLVADSREYVTYTGFLDGEKVSVTSTGIGGPSASIAMEELFKCGSDTFIRMGTCGGIALEVMGGDVVIATAAVRMEGTSREYAPIEFPAAANFEVVSALKEAADQLGKKSHLGVVQCKDSFYGQHDPSLMPVSYDLINKWEAWKRLGVLASEMESAALFVVAAHLGVRCGSDFFVVGNQERELLGMENPKLHDTEDAIRVTIQGVRNLIKKDKAKANKS; translated from the coding sequence ATGTCAGACTATATGAATGGAACAGGTATTCAATATCATTTGCATATCAAAGAGGGCGATGTAGGAAGATATGTTATCCTTCCCGGTGATCCGAAGCGGGTGCCACTGATTGCTAAGTATCTTGATGATGCGTCTCTGGTGGCTGACAGCAGAGAATATGTTACCTATACAGGGTTCCTGGATGGGGAGAAGGTATCGGTTACCTCCACTGGTATTGGTGGCCCTTCGGCTTCCATTGCAATGGAAGAACTCTTCAAATGTGGAAGTGATACGTTCATCCGTATGGGTACCTGTGGTGGTATCGCCTTGGAGGTAATGGGCGGCGATGTCGTGATTGCTACCGCTGCAGTAAGAATGGAAGGAACCAGCAGGGAGTATGCCCCTATAGAATTTCCCGCTGCAGCAAACTTTGAGGTTGTATCAGCATTGAAAGAGGCTGCTGACCAACTTGGAAAAAAAAGTCACCTGGGAGTCGTACAGTGCAAGGACTCCTTCTACGGTCAGCATGATCCTTCCCTGATGCCGGTCAGTTATGACCTGATAAACAAATGGGAAGCTTGGAAACGCCTTGGTGTCTTGGCAAGCGAAATGGAGAGTGCTGCTCTTTTTGTGGTTGCTGCACACTTGGGTGTTCGCTGTGGTAGTGATTTCTTCGTGGTGGGTAACCAGGAGCGTGAACTCCTGGGTATGGAGAACCCGAAACTTCACGATACAGAGGATGCCATACGGGTAACAATCCAAGGGGTTCGGAATCTGATCAAAAAAGACAAGGCGAAGGCGAACAAATCCTAG
- a CDS encoding V-type ATP synthase subunit E, whose product MAQQIQDLVASIRKDGIEAAQKEADQIITDAKAEAASLVEKARKEAAREIEKAHKEIQTRDQSAISSLQQASRDVLLSLKKAIQAELDRILTADIEKAYSSKDLVNVIIKVVSSLSDIGGKELQLSKKDFDQLATSLKKELGDELKKGLEIKAVPSARSGFRVSEKDGSAFYDFSAEETAELLRPFLSPSIQDIVFKAEQ is encoded by the coding sequence ATGGCTCAACAGATTCAAGATTTGGTTGCTTCCATCCGCAAGGATGGGATCGAGGCTGCCCAGAAAGAGGCTGATCAGATTATTACTGATGCAAAGGCTGAGGCTGCATCGTTAGTGGAGAAAGCCCGTAAAGAGGCTGCTCGGGAAATCGAGAAGGCTCACAAAGAGATCCAGACGCGGGACCAGAGTGCAATCAGCAGTCTTCAGCAGGCAAGCAGGGATGTACTACTCTCCCTGAAGAAGGCCATACAGGCTGAACTGGACAGGATTCTTACAGCTGATATAGAGAAAGCCTATTCCAGCAAAGACCTTGTCAATGTAATTATCAAGGTTGTTTCTTCCCTTTCAGATATCGGGGGAAAGGAACTGCAGCTGAGCAAGAAAGATTTCGATCAGCTTGCAACATCCCTGAAAAAAGAACTTGGTGATGAACTCAAGAAAGGTCTTGAGATCAAGGCAGTGCCTTCTGCAAGATCTGGTTTCAGGGTGAGTGAGAAGGATGGTTCAGCATTCTATGATTTCAGTGCAGAGGAGACTGCGGAACTGCTTCGTCCGTTCCTTTCTCCTTCCATCCAGGACATCGTTTTCAAAGCGGAACAATAA
- a CDS encoding DUF2764 family protein: MASYYYLVATLPSLRYDGVLPFTTDTFLSLCKDQVSKAHYLLLEQAVSGVASSHHFLFQYQHFAGMVKKELTEARSRKLTLSDPSYRNDGDKEAKISDTVRQALSSDDVLQAEMLLIRLHWNYLDDLSALHTFDIEGLLSYALKLKMLQRKSLFTREEGNAEFKRLFSNIQTEIENN; encoded by the coding sequence GTGGCTTCCTACTATTATTTGGTAGCAACGTTACCTTCCTTACGGTATGACGGAGTGCTTCCCTTCACAACTGATACCTTTCTGTCGCTCTGCAAAGATCAGGTAAGCAAGGCTCACTACCTACTTTTGGAGCAGGCGGTAAGCGGTGTTGCATCCTCACATCATTTTCTTTTCCAGTACCAACATTTTGCTGGCATGGTAAAGAAGGAGTTGACTGAGGCAAGAAGTAGGAAACTTACTCTCTCTGATCCTTCCTACCGAAATGATGGGGATAAAGAAGCCAAAATCAGTGATACTGTGCGTCAGGCTCTTTCCAGTGATGACGTATTACAAGCTGAAATGTTGCTGATAAGGCTGCATTGGAACTATCTGGATGATTTGAGTGCTCTTCATACATTTGATATTGAAGGGCTTCTTTCGTATGCGTTGAAACTGAAAATGTTGCAAAGAAAAAGTCTTTTTACCCGAGAGGAAGGAAACGCTGAGTTCAAGCGTCTCTTTTCCAATATTCAGACTGAGATTGAGAACAATTAG
- a CDS encoding V-type ATP synthase subunit A — MANTSGRVLGVNGNMVTVEFDSAIAKNEVGYIHVGDDRLKGEVIRINGNTASLQVFEMTGGIRVGDTVEFSGEMLSVALGPGLLQQIYDGLQNPLPELAKQCGFFLQRGVYLDAIPNNDWDFTPVAKVGDKLRPGDTFGTVPEGLFTHQIMIPFNLNDTDWEVVSIKEKGSYGVRDTICTVEDAKGNKKDLSMIFTWPVKKAIKLYEERLRPDETLVTKIRIIDTFLPVAKGGTYCTPGPFGAGKTVLQHMTSRNADVDIVIIAACGERAGEVVEVLKEFPELVDPKTGRSLMERTIIICNTSSMPVASREASVYTAVTLAEYYRQMGLSVLLLADSTSRWAQAMREMSGRLEEIPGEEAFPAYLESRIAEFYERAGKVRLRDGRIGSVTIGGTVSPAGGNFEEPVTQATLKVVGAFHGLSRERSDARKYPAIDPLTSWSKYEGIIKQAKVEYARNILRRGNEVNQMMKVVGEEGTSVSDYITYQKSELIDAFYLQQNSFDPVDASVPPERQKHTFEVLFKVLATEFDLEDKKHVRSFFNTLRQKFLDWNNVETKSERFTQIEGEILALYQGKQRSVDPDAEQLI, encoded by the coding sequence ATGGCAAATACAAGTGGGCGTGTCTTAGGCGTCAACGGGAATATGGTAACAGTCGAGTTCGACAGTGCTATTGCAAAGAATGAAGTCGGATATATCCATGTTGGTGATGATCGCCTCAAGGGTGAGGTAATCCGTATCAATGGGAATACGGCTTCCCTGCAGGTCTTCGAAATGACTGGTGGAATCCGCGTTGGGGATACAGTAGAGTTCTCCGGCGAGATGTTGAGTGTTGCCTTGGGGCCCGGGCTCTTGCAGCAGATCTATGATGGTTTGCAGAACCCCCTTCCTGAACTTGCAAAACAGTGTGGGTTCTTTCTCCAACGTGGGGTGTATCTTGATGCAATTCCCAACAATGATTGGGATTTCACCCCAGTTGCAAAGGTGGGAGACAAGCTCCGCCCCGGCGATACATTCGGTACTGTCCCAGAAGGCCTGTTCACCCACCAAATCATGATTCCATTCAATCTCAATGATACTGATTGGGAAGTGGTAAGCATCAAGGAAAAGGGTAGCTATGGCGTTCGTGATACCATTTGTACCGTAGAGGATGCAAAAGGTAACAAGAAAGACCTTTCCATGATCTTCACCTGGCCGGTCAAGAAAGCCATCAAACTCTATGAGGAGCGTCTACGCCCCGATGAAACCTTGGTGACCAAAATCAGGATCATCGATACCTTCCTTCCTGTTGCCAAGGGTGGTACCTACTGTACCCCTGGCCCGTTTGGTGCAGGAAAGACTGTTCTGCAGCATATGACCAGCCGTAATGCAGATGTTGACATTGTAATTATTGCTGCATGCGGAGAGAGAGCCGGTGAGGTAGTTGAGGTTCTCAAGGAGTTCCCTGAGCTTGTTGACCCGAAGACCGGTCGTTCTTTGATGGAACGTACCATCATTATCTGTAATACCTCTTCCATGCCGGTAGCAAGCCGTGAGGCTTCCGTTTACACCGCTGTGACACTTGCTGAGTACTACAGGCAAATGGGACTCAGTGTCCTGCTCTTGGCTGACTCCACCAGCCGTTGGGCACAGGCAATGCGTGAGATGAGTGGTCGTCTTGAAGAGATTCCTGGTGAAGAGGCATTCCCAGCCTATCTTGAGAGCCGTATTGCAGAGTTCTATGAAAGAGCTGGAAAGGTACGTCTGCGTGATGGTCGTATCGGCTCGGTAACCATTGGAGGAACCGTCAGTCCTGCTGGTGGTAACTTCGAGGAGCCGGTAACCCAGGCTACACTCAAGGTTGTTGGAGCTTTCCACGGCTTAAGCCGGGAACGCAGTGATGCACGTAAATATCCTGCAATCGATCCGCTCACTTCCTGGTCGAAATATGAGGGTATCATCAAACAGGCTAAAGTTGAGTATGCTCGCAATATCCTGAGAAGGGGTAATGAGGTCAACCAGATGATGAAGGTTGTTGGTGAAGAGGGAACCTCGGTTTCAGACTATATCACGTATCAGAAGAGTGAGTTGATTGATGCTTTTTACCTACAGCAAAACTCCTTCGACCCAGTTGATGCTTCGGTCCCACCGGAAAGACAGAAACATACCTTCGAGGTACTGTTCAAGGTGCTTGCGACTGAGTTTGATCTAGAGGATAAGAAACATGTGCGTTCCTTCTTTAACACGCTTAGACAGAAGTTCCTTGACTGGAACAATGTTGAAACGAAGAGCGAGCGCTTCACACAGATAGAAGGGGAGATTCTTGCCCTGTACCAGGGGAAACAACGTAGTGTTGATCCTGACGCTGAGCAGTTGATCTAA
- a CDS encoding V-type ATP synthase subunit B yields the protein MQKVYSKIESIVGNVITVRAVGVSNSELAIVTSEGEQSYASVIKLDDDLVSLQVFSGAQGISTGDQVRFLGVPMRVSYTENLLGRVFDGTGNPRDNGPSLSDNMIDIGGPAVNPAKRIIPRNMIRTGIPMIDVFNTLVESQKLPIFSVSGEPYNPLLARIAMQAEVDLIVLGGMGLKYDDYLFFKDTLESSGAMSRTIMFIHTASDPTVECMLVPDMALAVAERFAQDGKKVLVLLTDMTNFADSMKEMAITMDQVPSNRGYPGDLYSSLASRYEKAVDFEGAGSVTILAVTTMPGDDVTHPVPDNTGYITEGQYYLKGGRIEPFGSLSRLKQQVNKDTRDDHRALMDGMIKLYASYKESLEKKSMGFNMTDWDEKLLKYGRLFESKLMDLSVNIPLEGALDLGWEILSDCFEPNETGLKSDLILSRWPKKLND from the coding sequence ATGCAGAAAGTCTATTCAAAAATTGAATCCATTGTAGGAAACGTCATCACCGTGCGTGCCGTCGGGGTAAGCAACAGTGAGCTTGCCATTGTCACCTCTGAAGGTGAGCAGAGCTATGCGAGTGTCATCAAGCTTGATGATGATCTGGTCTCTTTGCAGGTATTCAGCGGAGCACAGGGCATATCCACCGGTGATCAGGTGCGATTCCTTGGCGTTCCGATGCGTGTCTCGTATACAGAGAACCTTCTCGGTCGTGTATTTGATGGTACCGGCAATCCCCGTGACAATGGACCTTCACTGTCAGACAATATGATTGATATCGGTGGTCCTGCGGTTAATCCTGCAAAGCGTATCATTCCTCGTAACATGATCAGAACGGGTATCCCGATGATTGATGTGTTCAATACCTTGGTTGAGAGTCAGAAACTTCCTATTTTCAGTGTCAGTGGTGAGCCTTACAACCCACTGCTTGCAAGAATCGCCATGCAGGCTGAAGTTGACTTGATCGTACTTGGAGGTATGGGTCTCAAGTATGATGACTATCTCTTCTTCAAGGATACCTTGGAGAGTAGTGGTGCGATGAGTCGAACGATCATGTTCATCCATACTGCAAGTGACCCAACCGTTGAATGTATGTTGGTCCCTGATATGGCCCTTGCTGTTGCTGAGCGTTTTGCACAGGATGGCAAGAAGGTTCTTGTACTGCTAACTGATATGACCAACTTTGCTGACTCCATGAAAGAGATGGCCATTACCATGGACCAGGTGCCTTCAAACCGAGGATATCCTGGGGATCTCTACAGTTCCCTTGCTTCCCGATATGAGAAGGCTGTTGACTTTGAGGGTGCAGGCTCTGTAACCATTCTTGCGGTAACTACCATGCCTGGTGATGATGTCACGCATCCGGTTCCTGATAATACCGGGTATATCACCGAAGGCCAGTACTATCTGAAGGGTGGAAGAATCGAGCCATTCGGATCGCTGAGTCGTCTCAAGCAACAGGTCAACAAGGATACCAGGGATGACCATCGTGCTTTGATGGATGGTATGATCAAACTGTATGCATCATACAAGGAGTCTCTGGAAAAGAAATCCATGGGCTTCAATATGACCGATTGGGATGAGAAACTGCTCAAGTATGGTCGATTGTTTGAAAGCAAATTGATGGATTTGAGTGTGAATATCCCACTTGAGGGAGCACTGGACTTGGGATGGGAGATTCTCAGTGACTGTTTCGAGCCAAATGAAACAGGATTGAAGAGTGATTTGATCCTGAGTCGCTGGCCCAAGAAGTTGAATGACTAA
- a CDS encoding V-type ATP synthase subunit D, translating into MAVKLTKNEQKLQKDRLKQYQRYLPTLQLKKQQLQMVIRQISAEVASLKKKQEALVQDMQTWIAVYHENTAFASELKVEKLIKIDKVVKAKGNIAGVTIPVFKELTFVPISYDLADYPLWVDKGLESLRDLARYDALIATLEQQVRLLEKELRTTSQRVNLFEKVKIPEAKDNIRRIAIYLGDQQTAAVVRGKIAKKKLMQGA; encoded by the coding sequence ATGGCCGTCAAACTGACCAAGAACGAACAGAAACTCCAAAAGGACAGGTTGAAGCAATACCAGCGGTATCTGCCGACCCTGCAACTGAAAAAACAACAGTTGCAGATGGTTATCAGGCAAATTTCTGCTGAGGTGGCTTCACTGAAGAAAAAGCAGGAGGCGCTCGTTCAGGACATGCAGACGTGGATTGCTGTGTATCATGAAAATACGGCATTCGCTTCTGAACTGAAGGTTGAAAAGCTCATCAAGATAGACAAGGTGGTTAAAGCAAAAGGCAATATTGCCGGTGTAACCATTCCAGTATTCAAGGAACTGACCTTTGTCCCCATCTCCTATGATCTTGCTGACTATCCTCTTTGGGTGGACAAGGGACTGGAGAGCCTTCGTGACTTGGCTCGTTATGATGCCTTGATCGCAACATTGGAACAACAGGTGAGACTCCTTGAAAAAGAGTTGAGAACCACCAGTCAACGGGTGAACCTTTTCGAGAAGGTGAAGATACCTGAGGCAAAGGATAATATCCGTCGTATCGCCATTTACCTGGGTGACCAGCAGACTGCTGCTGTTGTTCGTGGTAAGATCGCCAAGAAAAAGCTGATGCAGGGGGCATGA